In Rhodopirellula sp. P2, the DNA window GCAGGGCATCCGGTGCCACACTGGTCTTGCCCAAGTGCAGCAACTTCAAATGAGGCAGCGAGACGATCACCGGGATGGCTTCTTCGGTGATCGCTGGGCAGTTGTCGATGTTCAGGATCGTCAGGGAGGTCTTGCCTTCGAAGGCCTTCAAAGACTCGTTGTCAATTTTGGTCAGCCAAAGGTTGATCTTCTCCAAGCCTTCGATTTTCGCAATCGCCGGCATGCCCTGGGGACCGAAATCCGTTTCGGCCAATTCGAGGTCCTTCAATGGCAGCTTCGAAATCGGGTCAAATGCTTCGCCAGTGATTTGAGTGCCTCTCAGGTTGAGCTTGGCCAGCTTCGGCAAGGATGAAATGGATTCCAGCACTTTGTCCGTGACCGGCGAGTTCATCAACGATGCCTCCCGGAGTTCATTCAATTCTGCCAGAACGCTCGCTCCTTCGTCCGTCACGGACGTGTCTTGAAACGTCACCGCGACCAACGCTGGCAAACCGGAAATCGTTTTGGCTTTCGCATCGTCGAACGATGTGCCATAAACTCGCAGACGCTTCAGATGGGGCAATGCCGCCAATCGCAAAACCATTCCGTCGGCCCAAGCCGCAGCGGGCAGGAACAACTCGCTGACCGTGCTGGTGTTGGACAACAACTTCACCGCGTCATCCAAATCGGACTCGGCCACTTCCCGCAGGTCAACGACCACGACATCATCGCCTCGCAACTTGGTTTTGGCACCCGCAACACCATCCCAGGCCGAGGCCAAACTCTCGCCCGCCGATTCACGACTGTCCGATGGGCTGTCAGCCGGAACAGGGATGCTCTTGCTGCTGCTGACGCCGCACCCGAGCGTTCCAATGAACAGGCTACCGACCAGCAAGCTTTGTGCGAGCCG includes these proteins:
- a CDS encoding leucine-rich repeat domain-containing protein; amino-acid sequence: MNLSQVRLAQSLLVGSLFIGTLGCGVSSSKSIPVPADSPSDSRESAGESLASAWDGVAGAKTKLRGDDVVVVDLREVAESDLDDAVKLLSNTSTVSELFLPAAAWADGMVLRLAALPHLKRLRVYGTSFDDAKAKTISGLPALVAVTFQDTSVTDEGASVLAELNELREASLMNSPVTDKVLESISSLPKLAKLNLRGTQITGEAFDPISKLPLKDLELAETDFGPQGMPAIAKIEGLEKINLWLTKIDNESLKAFEGKTSLTILNIDNCPAITEEAIPVIVSLPHLKLLHLGKTSVAPDALPQLEPLQELETLFVTNLGLEEAPAKELEAMFPNLQRFEY